From the genome of Duffyella gerundensis, one region includes:
- the slmA gene encoding nucleoid occlusion factor SlmA has translation MAEKKSAKRNRREEILQALAQMLESSDGSQRITTAKLAANVGVSEAALYRHFPSKTRMFDSLIEFIEDSLITRINLILKDEKETLTRLRLIVQLILGFGEKNPGLTRILTGHALMFEQDRLQDRINQLFERIEVQLRQVMRERKMREGEGFQIDETLLASQLLAFCEGMLSRFVRSEFRYRPTAEFEARWPLLAMQLV, from the coding sequence ATGGCAGAGAAGAAAAGCGCGAAACGGAATCGTCGCGAAGAGATTTTGCAGGCACTGGCGCAGATGCTGGAATCCAGCGATGGCAGTCAGCGCATTACCACCGCCAAACTGGCGGCCAATGTGGGCGTATCGGAAGCCGCACTCTATCGTCACTTTCCCAGCAAAACGCGTATGTTCGACAGCCTGATCGAATTTATCGAAGACAGCCTGATTACCCGCATTAATCTCATCCTGAAAGATGAAAAAGAGACGCTGACGCGGCTGCGCCTGATTGTGCAGCTGATTCTGGGCTTCGGCGAGAAGAACCCAGGCTTAACGCGCATTCTTACCGGCCATGCGCTGATGTTTGAGCAGGATCGGCTACAGGACCGTATTAACCAGCTGTTTGAGCGTATTGAAGTACAGTTACGTCAGGTAATGCGCGAACGCAAAATGCGGGAAGGCGAAGGTTTTCAGATCGATGAAACGCTGTTGGCCAGCCAGTTGCTGGCATTTTGCGAGGGAATGTTGTCGCGCTTTGTCCGTTCAGAGTTTCGCTATCGCCCAACGGCGGAGTTTGAGGCGCGCTGGCCGCTGTTAGCCATGCAGTTAGTCTAA